A genomic region of Dioscorea cayenensis subsp. rotundata cultivar TDr96_F1 chromosome 25, TDr96_F1_v2_PseudoChromosome.rev07_lg8_w22 25.fasta, whole genome shotgun sequence contains the following coding sequences:
- the LOC120252939 gene encoding 1-aminocyclopropane-1-carboxylate oxidase-like, which translates to MVVPVIDFSKLDGNDREKTLAEIANGCEQWGFFQLVNHGISVELLERVKKVSSECFKLEREERFKDSSTVKLLNKLVDNEDQKTRLDDVDWEDVFILQDNNQWPSNPPQFKETMKEYRAELKKLAEKIMEVMDENLGLEKGYIKKAFSGGVDDDGVELHRPFFGTKVSHYPPCPNPDMVNGLRAHTDAGGVILLFQDDKVGGLQVLKDGRWIDVQPLTNAIVINTGDQIEVLSNGRYKSAWHRVLARPDGNRRSIASFYNPSFNATIAPAPKLITREMKGEEEAARLAYPKFLFRDYMTVYTQQKFLAKEPRFQAVGAR; encoded by the exons atggTGGTTCCAGTGATTGATTTCTCAAAGCTTGATGGAAATGACAGGGAGAAAACTTTAGCTGAAATTGCCAATGGATGTGAACAATGGGGTTTCTTtcag TTGGTGAACCATGGGATATCAGTGGAGTTATTAGAGAGAGTGAAGAAGGTGTCTTCAGAGTGCTTTAAGTTAGAAAGAGAGGAGAGATTCAAGGATTCAAGCACAGTGAAGTTGCTAAACAAGTTAGTTGATAATGAAGACCAAAAAACAAGGCTGGATGATGTTGATTGGGAGGATGTTTTCATCCTTCAAGATAATAATCAATGGCCTTCCAATCCTCCTCAATTCAA GGAAACAATGAAGGAATACCGAGCAGAGCTCAAGAAGCTCGCGGAGAAGATAATGGAGGTGATGGATGAGAACCTTGGCCTCGAGAAAGGCTACATAAAGAAAGCATTCTCCGGCGGGGTGGACGACGATGGTGTTGAGCTTCACCGTCCCTTCTTTGGGACGAAGGTGAGCCATTACCCTCCGTGTCCTAACCCCGACATGGTCAATGGTCTTCGAGCTCACACCGATGCCGGAGGAGTCATCCTTCTTTTCCAGGATGACAAGGTTGGTGGCCTGCAAGTACTGAAAGACGGCCGGTGGATCGATGTCCAGCCATTAACCAATGCCATTGTCATTAACACCGGAGATCAGATAGAAGTGCTCAGCAATGGCAGGTACAAGAGTGCATGGCACAGGGTGCTGGCGAGACCTGACGGTAATCGCCGATCAATTGCTTCATTCTATAATCCGTCTTTCAATGCCACCATTGCTCCAGCACCGAAACTGATCACCAGAGAGATGAAGGGGGAGGAGGAAGCTGCTCGTCTCGCTTACCCTAAGTTTCTTTTCCGGGATTATATGACTGTGTATACTCAGCAGAAATTCTTGGCTAAGGAACCAAGGTTTCAGGCTGTTGGTGCAAGGTAG
- the LOC120252959 gene encoding probable NAD kinase 2, chloroplastic isoform X1, translated as MLAFYSGYGAVNLWLPCGAERVQRGCGFLLKNNWWWRAWSLEVPPPQLRYVGARAQLSGFPSSRIGLDSQNFQSQDSSKMLWVGPVPGDIAELEAYCRIFRAAEQLHTAVMGTLCNPETGECNVLYDRPSEDLPLLEQKVVAVLGCMLVLLNRGREDVLSGRSSFKNSFEMADTSIPDGKLPPLAIFRGEMKRCCESLHVALANYLMLDDDRGATIWRRLHRLKNVCYDAGFSRGDGYPCPAVLANCGPVYFSISKDDESLEDSEVAFWRGGQVTDEGLSWLVEKGFKTIVDLRDEAEQDVYYQSAIDQAVALGKIEVINLPVEVGTSPSVEQVEQFASLVSDSSRRPIYLHSQEGVGRTSAMVSRWKQYVTRNARHIETYNSLNGKPSKNTMDEESDLDFQNIICSNLQGDNLSEDKFFSEFPNPRFSKEGISAIQYEQQDCEAGDKNDSMQNTTPNGNANGAYIVKEESFSSVSIVSNPLKAQFPTCGVFSRKEMTQFFKQRKISPLTYLNSQRKKVEIIPDSRKKQNYPAQGNVVPLGTTLSDLIKPQTSNGTSTDGVICLRTNAPNISNAKQMRNQSSPSLGASLNGFPPVGLSKLATEPVASSNSSNNSTETLSPPIGEKRKTVNGSIDSMADGLDLVQGNMCASTTGVVRVQSRKKAEMFLVRTDGFSCIREKVTESSLAFTHPTTQQQMLMWKSTPKTVLLLKKLGDELMEETKEVASFLHSQEKMNVLVEPDVHDTLARIPGFGFVQTFYCQDTSDLHERVDFVACLGGDGVILHASNLFRGAVPPVVSFNLGSLGFLTSHTFDEYRKDLGAIIHGNNMLDGVYITLRMRLRCEILRNGNAMPGKIFDVLNEVVVDRGSNPYLSKIECYEHNRLITKVQGDGVIIATPTGSTAYSTSAGGSMVHPNVPCVLFTPICPHSLSFRPVILPDSAQLELKIPEDARSNAWVSFDGKRRQQLSKGDSVRISMSEHPLPTVNKSDQTGDWLLSLVRCLNWNERLDQKAL; from the exons ATGTTGGCTTTCTATAGTGGCTATGGCGCTGTGAATCTATGGCTTCCTTGTGGTGCTGAGAGAGTGCAGCGTGGCTGTGGTTTCTTGCTGAAAAACAACTGGTGGTGGCGAGCATGGAGTTTGGAGGTGCCACCACCGCAGCTGCGGTACGTCGGAGCTCGAGCTCAGCTTTCGGGTTTCCCCTCCTCACGCATCGGTTTAGACTCTCAG AATTTCCAATCTCAAGATTCATCTAAGATGTTATGGGTTGGTCCTGTCCCTGGTGACATTGCTGAACTTGAGGCATACTGCAGGATTTTTAGAGCTGCCGAACAACTTCATACTGCTGTGATGGGGACTTTATGTAATCCGGAGACTGGAGAATGTAATGTTTTGTATGACAGGCCTTCAGAGGATCTGCCGTTATTGGAACAGAAGGTTGTTGCGGTGCTTGGCTGTATGCTAGTGCTTCTGAACAGAGGAAGAGAAGATGTTCTTTCTGGAAGATCCTCGTTCAAGAATTCATTTGAAATGGCAGACACGAGCATTCCAGATGGTAAGCTTCCACCTTTGGCTATTTTTAGAGGTGAGATGAAAAGATGTTGTGAGAGTCTGCATGTTGcacttgcaaattatttgatGTTGGATGATGATCGTGGGGCAACTATTTGGAGGCGATTGCATCGGTTAAAGAACGTTTGCTATGATGCTGGGTTTTCTCGTGGGGATGGCTATCCTTGCCCTGCAGTGTTGGCAAACTGCGGACCggtttatttttccatttcaaaGGATGATGAGTCATTGGAAGATTCTGAAGTGGCATTTTGGAGGGGTGGTCAGGTTACAGATGAAGGATTGTCTTGGTTAGTAGAGAAGGGATTCAAGACAATAGTAGATCTTAGAGATGAGGCCGAACAAGATGTCTACTACCAGTCTGCTATTGACCAGGCTGTTGCATTAGGAAAAATAGAGGTCATAAATTTGCCTGTTGAAGTTGGGACATCTCCTTCAGTGGAGCAGGTTGAGCAATTTGCATCATTGGTATCAGATTCCAGCAGAAGGCCTATTTATCTCCACAGTCAAGAAGGAGTTGGCAGGACCTCTGCGATGGTTTCAAGATGGAAGCAGTATGTTACACGCAATGCAAGGCATATTGAAACCTACAATTCACTTAATGGCAAGCCTTCAAAGAACACCATGGATGAAGAAAGTGACTTAGATTTCCAGAACATTATCTGTTCGAACTTACAAGGGGACAATCTTTctgaagataaatttttttcagaatttcctAATCCGAGATTCAGCAAGGAAGGCATATCAGCAATTCAATATGAACAGCAGGATTGTGAGGCTGGTGATAAAAATGACTCCATGCAAAATACTACACCAAATGGTAATGCTAATGGTGCATACATTGTGAAGGAAGAATCTTTTTCAAGTGTCTCAATAGTGAGCAATCCACTGAAGGCACAGTTTCCTACCTGTGGTGTTTTCTCCAGAAAAGAAATGACccaattttttaaacagagaaaaatctCACCTCTGACATATCTTAATTCTCAGAGGAAGAAGGTTGAAATAATACCTGATTCAAGAAAGAAACAGAATTATCCGGCTCAGGGGAACGTTGTTCCTTTAGGTACTACCCTATCAGATTTGATCAAGCCCCAAACATCAAATGGGACATCTACTGATGGAGTTATCTGTCTCAGGACAAATGCGCCTAATATTAGCAATGCAAAACAAATGAGGAATCAAAGCTCTCCGTCTTTAGGTGCAAGTTTGAACGGTTTCCCTCCAGTGGGATTGTCCAAGCTTGCTACTGAACCTGTAGCTTCAAGTAATTCCAGCAATAACTCCACCGAAACTCTATCTCCCCCCATAGGAGAAAAAAGGAAGACTGTGAATGGCTCTATAGATTCAATGGCAGATGGATTGGATCTTGTCCAAGGAAATATGTGCGCCTCTACAACTGGTGTTGTCAGAGTTCAATCTAGAAAGAAAGCTGAGATGTTTTTAGTCCGCACTGATGGGTTTTCTTGTATACGGGAGAAGGTGACAGAGTCTTCTTTGGCTTTTACACATCCAACCACCCAGCAGCAGATGCTCATGTGGAAATCTACACCAAAGACTGTGTTACTATTGAAGAAGTTAGGGGATGAACTCATGGAAGAAACAAAAGAG GTTGCATCCTTCCTGCACAGCCAAGAGAAAATGAATGTTCTTGTAGAACCTGATGTCCACGACACACTCGCAAGGATTCCTGGTTTCGGCTTTGTCCAAACCTTTTATTGTCAGGATACCAG tGACCTTCATGAGAGAGTTGATTTTGTAGCATGTTTGGGAGGTGATGGTGTAATTTTGCATGCATCAAATTTGTTTCGAGGAGCAGTTCCTCCAGTGGTCTCCTTTAACCTGGGATCTCTCGGATTTCTCACATCACATACT TTTGATGAATATAGAAAAGACTTGGGGGCGATCATCCATGGGAACAACATGCTGGATGGAGTTTATATAACTCTTAGAATGCGCCTAAGATGTGAAATTCTTCGGAATGGAAATGCGATGCCTGGAAAAATATTTGATGTCCTGAATGAAGTGGTTGTTGACCGTGGTTCTAATCCCTACCTTTCCAAAATCGAATGTTATGAACATAATCGGCTGATAACTAAG GTTCAAGGAGATGGAGTTATAATTGCAACTCCTACTGGCAGCACAGCTTACTCAACATCTGCAGGGGGGTCAATG GTGCATCCGAATGTTCCATGCGTCTTGTTTACACCAATTTGCCCACATTCCTTATCATTCAGACCCGTCATTCTACCGGATTCTGCTCAGCTTGAGTTAAAG ATTCCTGAAGATGCAAGAAGCAATGCTTGGGTTTCATTTGACGGCAAGAGAAGGCAGCAACTGTCGAAAGGTGATTCGGTTAGAATATCGATGAGTGAACACCCTCTACCAACTGTGAATAAATCTGATCAAACTGGTGATTGGCTCCTTAGCTTGGTTCGGTGTTTGAACTGGAATGAGAGGTTGGACCAGAAAGCTTTGTGA
- the LOC120252959 gene encoding probable NAD kinase 2, chloroplastic isoform X2, with amino-acid sequence MGTLCNPETGECNVLYDRPSEDLPLLEQKVVAVLGCMLVLLNRGREDVLSGRSSFKNSFEMADTSIPDGKLPPLAIFRGEMKRCCESLHVALANYLMLDDDRGATIWRRLHRLKNVCYDAGFSRGDGYPCPAVLANCGPVYFSISKDDESLEDSEVAFWRGGQVTDEGLSWLVEKGFKTIVDLRDEAEQDVYYQSAIDQAVALGKIEVINLPVEVGTSPSVEQVEQFASLVSDSSRRPIYLHSQEGVGRTSAMVSRWKQYVTRNARHIETYNSLNGKPSKNTMDEESDLDFQNIICSNLQGDNLSEDKFFSEFPNPRFSKEGISAIQYEQQDCEAGDKNDSMQNTTPNGNANGAYIVKEESFSSVSIVSNPLKAQFPTCGVFSRKEMTQFFKQRKISPLTYLNSQRKKVEIIPDSRKKQNYPAQGNVVPLGTTLSDLIKPQTSNGTSTDGVICLRTNAPNISNAKQMRNQSSPSLGASLNGFPPVGLSKLATEPVASSNSSNNSTETLSPPIGEKRKTVNGSIDSMADGLDLVQGNMCASTTGVVRVQSRKKAEMFLVRTDGFSCIREKVTESSLAFTHPTTQQQMLMWKSTPKTVLLLKKLGDELMEETKEVASFLHSQEKMNVLVEPDVHDTLARIPGFGFVQTFYCQDTSDLHERVDFVACLGGDGVILHASNLFRGAVPPVVSFNLGSLGFLTSHTFDEYRKDLGAIIHGNNMLDGVYITLRMRLRCEILRNGNAMPGKIFDVLNEVVVDRGSNPYLSKIECYEHNRLITKVQGDGVIIATPTGSTAYSTSAGGSMVHPNVPCVLFTPICPHSLSFRPVILPDSAQLELKIPEDARSNAWVSFDGKRRQQLSKGDSVRISMSEHPLPTVNKSDQTGDWLLSLVRCLNWNERLDQKAL; translated from the exons ATGGGGACTTTATGTAATCCGGAGACTGGAGAATGTAATGTTTTGTATGACAGGCCTTCAGAGGATCTGCCGTTATTGGAACAGAAGGTTGTTGCGGTGCTTGGCTGTATGCTAGTGCTTCTGAACAGAGGAAGAGAAGATGTTCTTTCTGGAAGATCCTCGTTCAAGAATTCATTTGAAATGGCAGACACGAGCATTCCAGATGGTAAGCTTCCACCTTTGGCTATTTTTAGAGGTGAGATGAAAAGATGTTGTGAGAGTCTGCATGTTGcacttgcaaattatttgatGTTGGATGATGATCGTGGGGCAACTATTTGGAGGCGATTGCATCGGTTAAAGAACGTTTGCTATGATGCTGGGTTTTCTCGTGGGGATGGCTATCCTTGCCCTGCAGTGTTGGCAAACTGCGGACCggtttatttttccatttcaaaGGATGATGAGTCATTGGAAGATTCTGAAGTGGCATTTTGGAGGGGTGGTCAGGTTACAGATGAAGGATTGTCTTGGTTAGTAGAGAAGGGATTCAAGACAATAGTAGATCTTAGAGATGAGGCCGAACAAGATGTCTACTACCAGTCTGCTATTGACCAGGCTGTTGCATTAGGAAAAATAGAGGTCATAAATTTGCCTGTTGAAGTTGGGACATCTCCTTCAGTGGAGCAGGTTGAGCAATTTGCATCATTGGTATCAGATTCCAGCAGAAGGCCTATTTATCTCCACAGTCAAGAAGGAGTTGGCAGGACCTCTGCGATGGTTTCAAGATGGAAGCAGTATGTTACACGCAATGCAAGGCATATTGAAACCTACAATTCACTTAATGGCAAGCCTTCAAAGAACACCATGGATGAAGAAAGTGACTTAGATTTCCAGAACATTATCTGTTCGAACTTACAAGGGGACAATCTTTctgaagataaatttttttcagaatttcctAATCCGAGATTCAGCAAGGAAGGCATATCAGCAATTCAATATGAACAGCAGGATTGTGAGGCTGGTGATAAAAATGACTCCATGCAAAATACTACACCAAATGGTAATGCTAATGGTGCATACATTGTGAAGGAAGAATCTTTTTCAAGTGTCTCAATAGTGAGCAATCCACTGAAGGCACAGTTTCCTACCTGTGGTGTTTTCTCCAGAAAAGAAATGACccaattttttaaacagagaaaaatctCACCTCTGACATATCTTAATTCTCAGAGGAAGAAGGTTGAAATAATACCTGATTCAAGAAAGAAACAGAATTATCCGGCTCAGGGGAACGTTGTTCCTTTAGGTACTACCCTATCAGATTTGATCAAGCCCCAAACATCAAATGGGACATCTACTGATGGAGTTATCTGTCTCAGGACAAATGCGCCTAATATTAGCAATGCAAAACAAATGAGGAATCAAAGCTCTCCGTCTTTAGGTGCAAGTTTGAACGGTTTCCCTCCAGTGGGATTGTCCAAGCTTGCTACTGAACCTGTAGCTTCAAGTAATTCCAGCAATAACTCCACCGAAACTCTATCTCCCCCCATAGGAGAAAAAAGGAAGACTGTGAATGGCTCTATAGATTCAATGGCAGATGGATTGGATCTTGTCCAAGGAAATATGTGCGCCTCTACAACTGGTGTTGTCAGAGTTCAATCTAGAAAGAAAGCTGAGATGTTTTTAGTCCGCACTGATGGGTTTTCTTGTATACGGGAGAAGGTGACAGAGTCTTCTTTGGCTTTTACACATCCAACCACCCAGCAGCAGATGCTCATGTGGAAATCTACACCAAAGACTGTGTTACTATTGAAGAAGTTAGGGGATGAACTCATGGAAGAAACAAAAGAG GTTGCATCCTTCCTGCACAGCCAAGAGAAAATGAATGTTCTTGTAGAACCTGATGTCCACGACACACTCGCAAGGATTCCTGGTTTCGGCTTTGTCCAAACCTTTTATTGTCAGGATACCAG tGACCTTCATGAGAGAGTTGATTTTGTAGCATGTTTGGGAGGTGATGGTGTAATTTTGCATGCATCAAATTTGTTTCGAGGAGCAGTTCCTCCAGTGGTCTCCTTTAACCTGGGATCTCTCGGATTTCTCACATCACATACT TTTGATGAATATAGAAAAGACTTGGGGGCGATCATCCATGGGAACAACATGCTGGATGGAGTTTATATAACTCTTAGAATGCGCCTAAGATGTGAAATTCTTCGGAATGGAAATGCGATGCCTGGAAAAATATTTGATGTCCTGAATGAAGTGGTTGTTGACCGTGGTTCTAATCCCTACCTTTCCAAAATCGAATGTTATGAACATAATCGGCTGATAACTAAG GTTCAAGGAGATGGAGTTATAATTGCAACTCCTACTGGCAGCACAGCTTACTCAACATCTGCAGGGGGGTCAATG GTGCATCCGAATGTTCCATGCGTCTTGTTTACACCAATTTGCCCACATTCCTTATCATTCAGACCCGTCATTCTACCGGATTCTGCTCAGCTTGAGTTAAAG ATTCCTGAAGATGCAAGAAGCAATGCTTGGGTTTCATTTGACGGCAAGAGAAGGCAGCAACTGTCGAAAGGTGATTCGGTTAGAATATCGATGAGTGAACACCCTCTACCAACTGTGAATAAATCTGATCAAACTGGTGATTGGCTCCTTAGCTTGGTTCGGTGTTTGAACTGGAATGAGAGGTTGGACCAGAAAGCTTTGTGA